From Antechinus flavipes isolate AdamAnt ecotype Samford, QLD, Australia chromosome 1, AdamAnt_v2, whole genome shotgun sequence:
GTGCCACTCATGCCTTACTGAGTGTCCTTCTGAACTGTAGCAATGTGGACCTGGGCCCAACGCTGAGCCGCATGAAGGATTTCACCACGGGCTTCAGCCCAGAGGTATTCTGAGGCCCCTGCTTGCCTGACAGAGGTTGCTATGTGTCCATTCTTTGCAAACTAGATGGACATGTATGCAGTGCTTAGCCAGGTGCCACTCTGCTGCTCTCTCAAGAGAATGAAGTTCCCCTGTATTGGGAGTGGATGTGGTGATTttaatttttcacattatttGGTCCTGTGGCTTCATTGATTCCTTTATACAACCCTGTGACTTGAGTAGAGCATATGGCCatgcttattttatagacaagaagtTATGTAGCTTTAGTCAATCATTACTTAACAAGTAAGGTGCTTGAGTTGTAGTTGAGGTCATCTGAAGCTTCCATTGAGTTTGTCACTCTTCCTTTTATCTATATTAAATTATCAGTTTCTCTACCTCTTTTTTACATAGACACTGACATGCAATTATATCTTCTTTCTAGAGCAAGGGATATGCCATTGGGAATGCTCCAGAGTTGGCCAAAGCACATAATAGCCATGCCAGGTATATATAATGGAATAAGAGACAAAATAATCATCAGTAAGGGAGGGAATCTCCGGAATCAATCTTCTGAACCTGTCTCCTTTGCAGGCCTGAGCCACGACACCTGCCAGAGAAGCAGAATGGGATCAGCGCTGTGCGGACGATGGAAGCATTCCACTTTGTCAGCTATGTCCCCATTAAAGGACGTCTCTTTGAACTAGATGGGCTGAAAGTGTACCCCATCGACCATGGTAGGGTTCATACTTTGAGTTCCTTGGGACAGGAAGCTCTAAATGCTGATATTTCCTACTAGGGAAATGACTTGAGACCCTAAATAACCTGActagttttccttgatttttgaCCATAATAGTTTTGTCATCTGATCATAataattttggtttgttttatttctcacttATTCTGAATTCTATGTTTGGTGACATGATTGTTAGATATTTCATAGTAAAATTATTTAGTTGAGCAGCTGACCACATTGATGTATGGTCTTTGACAGTAAACTAGTGAAACATATTTGTAGAGCTTCTTACTGTATATGCAAATTGACTCCCGAGAATGTCTGAATTCTGACCATAGGCATCCTCCAGCCCACTTGGCTTCTGTCTTCATCACTTTCCAACATTTCCAGACTTGGGATtttaccctcttttttttttttttttttttttttttcccctttccctccttattcTTCCTAGGGCCCTGGGGGGAAGATGAAGAGTGGACAGATAAAGCCCGCCGAGTCATCATGGAACGGATTGGCCTGGCCACAGCAGGGTAACTGTCCAAACTCAGGGGTGGGCACAGCACTGGAAAGCTTAATGGCAGTTTGACTGTCTTcagtctttttctttcccatggatAATTATGGCATTCTAAACAATGGGGTgagagtattttaaaaaaaaaaaaacattttggtaaTAAATTGGCTTCCTTTTTTTGCCTCATATCAAGGCATGATATATGTTAATTGTTGGCTCCACCCAGGACACTGAATTTTAAGTTCCTGGTATCAAGTAATTTGTACTGATCATTTGGCTGGGGAAGAAGGGGCACAGAGGGAGGGGTGTGGCTCCAGAAGACCTGAAGCTCAGGTGGCCGGTGGGTGTGACCACAGGGAGCCATATCATGACATCCGATTTAACCTGATGGCGGTAGTGCCCGACCGCAGGATCAAGTATGAATCTAAGCTGCATGTCCTGAAGATGAACCGACAGACGGTGTTGGAGGCTTTGCAGCAGGTAGGGAAGGCCACATTTCAAACTGTTCCTGTGCTGAGAGTAGGCCCTGGTGTTTGTCTTGTTTATGGGTACTTGAAATCCCTCCCTATTAAGAGCGCCACTTATCTTTCGTGACCTCTTGTTCTGCATGTGTTCTTTCTCCTCTGATTTAGCATTCTGGTATCAGATTTTCTTCAAACAGCTTGATTATTTGGGGGCTCAAGTAATTGGTGGATTTTCCATgttcttatctctctcctttctgttcttCCACTTAGCTTTGGATGTTTCCTTATTCCTCTTTAACTCCCTGGAGATGGGAAAGATTTAAGTTGGGTTGAGGACTGACTCCTAAAATGAAGTCATTAGTATTCCCATTTCATGGTGGTATGATTAGGCAACAGCTGGCTGTGCTGTTCCCTTAGGGCATACTTGGCAGGAACTATGAGAGGGCACAGTCCAGTGAGTCTGTGTCCCTGCAAGTATAGTTTTGCTAGTTCCACTGCTCAGTGCACTCCTTATTCTGGTTTCAGCTGATCCGAGTGACTCAGCCAGAACTGATTCAAACCCAGAAGTCCCAAGAGTCTCAGCCCCCTGAGGACTCCAAGCCGGCCTCCTGCAAGCCCTCTCTGGTGCTTGAAACAAGCAAGACCCCACTGGCCTCTGAGGGTTCCCAAACAGGTATGAGATGCCTGAATGACAGGACCCCAGGAGGCCTGAACATAGCTTAACTCCTCTTTTGGGAGAGGGTTCAGTTAAATGGGACTTGGCTGTTTCAGAGTTGGTGtagaataaaactttttaatcttttggaTATTATGGACTTCTCAGGTAGTCTTATGAAGCCTATGGGCCCCttcttgaaatgtttttaaatgcataaaatataatacataaaattacaaaggaaaccaattacatgcagtttttagagcatttaaaaaaaaaagttgatgagCCCCAGGTTAAGGAACCTTTGTGTAGAGGGACTTAAGGTGCTCTCATTGAAAGGCAACATGGTGGAATGGAAATTTAGAGTCAGGGGACCCTAGTTCAAATCCTCTTTTAGACACTTAGCAGTTGTGTAGCCCTGGgcatttatatttctctgtgcctcaatttcttcatctgtaaaatgaaggagttagattCATTGGCTTTAAAGGCCCTTTCTAAATTTGAGCCAATGACTTTAGAATATGTAGCTCACCAAGTGCCAGCTGGAGAGTCTGAGAGAAAAAACCCTGGCTGGCCTCCTGGGGGTCCCTGCAGACTTTCTTGTTCCCATGGAGAATTGTGGAATTCTAGACATTTGGGAAATGTCTGCATTCTTGAAATGAGTAATCAAGGTAAAAACTGAGAAAGCCTATAATACTCTACTTCCTTTCATGTCCCTTACACCACATAGATTATctcccttcctttgttcctttacttttctcctttttttcctttctcctatttttttttcttagttctctTTTTATTCCTGCTGAGAATTTCTCAGAGTCAGAGAATATTATCCTCTGATTTTGAAAGATGGAAATAGCAGGAGCTGATTctttaggaagtgttaaatggaAGAAGGTGCAAGTCAAGTACCTggtcctgttaaaaaaaaaaaattgtttagaatttttacttttaaaaatagtattaccCTAGCTTCTCTGTCCCAGAGAACGATCCCATATAATAGGttaatttttaagacaaaaaaaattggaaaaaatcagcATGACTGTATatcaaaaagtctgaaaatatgtgcagCCTTCATGAGCCCTCCACCTCTGCATTGAAAAGACTAGGAATGTGTGCTCATAGGTAtgcttattctttgtaattttgatcTTTTTGATGGGTggtctttctttccatttatattgttgtagtcattgtgtagaTTGTTTTGTTGTCTCTGCTTACTTTGCTCTGCATCAGCTCTTGcagttctttccttctcttattcaAAACATTCATCCTTTCATACAGCACAGTAGTGTTCTTTTACATTTATGTACCACACTTTGTTTAGCCGTTCCCTAATCATTAgacatctactttatttctagttctttgtcattacaaaaagtgctgctataaatattgtatagggagactttctttttatcatctctGACCCCAAGGTTATGTTATGAATGTTTTAATGATTGAATTTGTATAACTTGAGATTGCTTTCCGAAGTGTTCATACTGGTTCAGTGTTCCGCCAACAATGCACTATGGTGCCTATCTTCCCATAACTGCTTCAGCATTGACTATcttcatcttttgtcatttttgacaATTTGCAGGATATGAAGTAAAGTGTtaggattgttttgattttaaattgaatcttctttcatgtggttgtgaatagttttcatttcttttgaaaattgtgcatatctttgaccacctatccattggagaatggattTTGATCATAAATATCTATGAATTGTTCATATATCTTGAATATCAAACCCTTGTCAGAGAAATTTGGTACAAAGatgtttttcccccatttcctgTCTTATCCTAGGTACATTTTTCTATACCTGTGAGGCAATCTGCTTAAAACTAAGGTCAcacactctctttttttttcttttttgggaggggacaatagcttttttttcccaaaaaaacatgcaaagatagtttttagcattcacctctttgcaaaaccttgtgttttgatttttttccctccccctttccccagaCAGCAAACGGtccactataggttaaacatgtgtactcttctaaacatactttcatatttgtcttgctgtacaagaaaaataagattaaaagggaaagaagaaaaaatttgaaaggggaaaaaaccaagcCAATACTACCATCACACACAcagtaaaaatactattctttaatccacattcacttctctctctgaacattcagatggctctttctatcacaagtatattggaattgtaAGGTTATGCTCTCTTAAAACtaaggtcatgtatccatttagaTTGTATTGTGGAATATAGTGTAAAGTGTTTAAGTCTGATTTCTGACATattactttctagttttccaGCACTTTTTATCCACTAAAGAATGCTTTACTTAGTCGTTTATGATTTCTGTTTTATCAAACATTGAATTATTTTTGATTCTCCCCCATTGATCTTTTTCTGCCTGTTTTTTAAGCAAAGGAGTTTTGACTGCTGTTTTATCACATGGTTAGAAGTCTGGAAATAGttccctctttcttcctaccAGCAACTCCCATAGCTGGTTCTGAAGAcataattcatattatttttccttcctttaagaggGAACTGAAGAGGTGGCGGGACCTTGCCAGCCAGCCCCAACACATAGCCCACCCAGCAAACCCAAACTCATAGTGAAGCCTCCAGTCAACAGTCTCAATGGAGTCCCAGCAAATCCCAGTCCCATTGTTCAGCGGCTCCCAGCTTTCCTGGATAACCACAACTATGCCAAGTCTCCCATGCAAGTACGTGTCTAGAGCTCAACAGGTGCATCTCTAGTCTAACACTTAGTGCCACGGCTGTTCTTGGTACTGAGTGCTTTGAGTGGGTGGTTTCTCACTGACCCTGGAATTTGGTAGCTATTTGAGAATAtcttgtatttctgttttgggtcataatattttttttagtcTGGTGTTGAATGTTTTGTCATTAGAAAATCTCAGAAATTCAGGAGAATTTCTGGAAATCCAAGTATTTCCTGATTCCTGATCATTTACTTGGTTCCAGAATTATGATCTTGTGAACATGGGATATGTTCTTAATCAAGTCTTAATTGCCAGTGTAATTAAGGCAAAGTCTTTGGATATTCTGTTTCCTTAGAAGGGATGTGTGGGACAGATGCCACACCAGAGGAGTATCTGTCTCTGTCATATTCTAGGAGTGGGAAAGAAGCAGCCCATGTAGCCTGTCCTGGAGCTGCCAGGCTTCCCCGTTTGGCTCAGCCCGTTCTTTCCACTGAATCTGGGATTGTTTCTTCCAGGAAGAAGAGGACCTGGCAGCAGGTGTGGGCCGCAGCCGGGTCCCAGTTCGTCCACCACAACAGTACTCAGATGATGAGGATGAttatgatgaggaggaggaggaggatgttcGGAACACAAATTCTGCCATCAGGTAGCTGCTTTTTCCCCAGGACATAGGATACCGAAAACCTCTGGCCTTTTGTGTCTGTAATTTAAATGTTGTGGAGAGGAAGTGGGACTGCCAGATATCCCCTGAGAATGGGCATTGGAAGAGAAGCCAGGCCCTCTCAGGTAACCTTGGGATTCACATGTCTTGCTGGTGCCAAGGCTGAAGagagaaagatgctatctgtTCTTCCTGCCTCAAGTATAGGAAGGACGTGCGATTGCAGACCAAACCCGTCGTATGACTCGGGAGAGACAGCAGGGAGCTCTCTCAGGCCCAGAGAGGTCACACAGTGTCAGAACTCTGGAGTCAAGTTCAGTGTCCTGGTTCCTGTCCTACTTTGTTGTCTTCCTTAAAAGTTTCTCTTTAGTTCTTGGAATTGGGGGAGAGGCTTTTCAGAGACTGCTGCTCGGCCAGCTGTGGGGCCAGAAGGCTTGGGAAGTGCTTCTGGGAACAGGCCCGTCTTCTCCTCTGgctcactttctctctccttgggCCTGCACAGGTACAAGCGGAAAGGGCAGGTCAAGCAGGAGCCCTTGCCTCCCTCCTCTGATGGGCAGCTCTGTGTCCTGCAGCCCAACACCATCAACGTGCTGGCTGAGAAGCTCAAAGAGTCCCAGAAAGACCTCTCAATTCCTCTGTCCATCAAAACCAGTGGGGGGGCCGGGAGCCCAGCTGTAGCTGTGCCCTCTCACTCTCAGCCTTCACCCACCCCCAGCAATGAGAGCACTGACACGGCGTCTGAAATCGGGAGTGCCTTCAACTCCCCGCTCCGCTCCCCCATCCGTTCTGCCAACCCCACCCGCCCCTCCAGCCCCGTCACCTCCCACATCTCCAAGGTGCTTTTTGGGGAGGACGATGGGTTGTTGCGAGTGGACTGTATGCGCTACAACCGTGCTGTGCGCGACTTGGGGCCCGTCATCAGCACGGGCCTTCTGCATCTCTCGGAGGATGGGGTGCTGTGCCCTCTCACCATCAcaggtgagggaaggaggggagcagGGGCCTGCTCAGTCAGAAGAGGGTTTGGCAGGACCCTTAGCCCCAGGGAAGTTTGCCCTGCTTCTAGCTCTCTCACGTGTGTGCTCCTCTTAGAAGGTGGGAAAGGCTCCTCGCCGCCTGCCAGACAGAGCCAGACCGCCCAGATCAGCGTCACCCTGGAGGAGAAGGAGGCCCCTGAACCGAGTGACAGAGAGAAAGCCGGGCTGAGCCGGCTCCCAGAGCAGCTGTGTGGAGAGAAGTATTCTCCCAAAGTGAGTGTCCTTTTCCTGGGGCCAGGGAAGAttgccatttccctttttcttctggtCCTACTGGCGTCACACCTGGCGTGGGTTACAGGCAGTGGCATCAGGAGTCCTGTACTGTACTCTTTCGGGGGTCCCCCTCCTGCCTGGGCAGCCATGTCACCAGAGTTCTTGGTCTTGCCAGGAGCTGCTGGCATTGTTGAAGTGTGTGGAAGCAGAGATTGCAAACTATGAAGCCTGTCTAAAGGAAGaggtggagaagaggaaaaaatttaaggTGAGCTCCTGGTGCTGCATTTGGGGGGTGACTTCTGATGCCAAAAGTTTAGCTGccaatcctcttcctcctccttctgtaTTTTCCTTCCTAGGTTGATGACCAGAGAAGAACCCACAACTACGATGAGTTCATCTGCACATTTATTTCCATGCTGGCTCAGGAAGGTGAGGTGGGAATGCGGACCCCAGGCAGAGGGGCCGGGCAGCTTTTAGAGAGGTGCTCCCACTTTTTGGAAGGGAAATGAAGCCTGTTCTCCCAGGCAGACAGACCCATGCCCCTGAAGCGAGGTCTGCACCCTAGCAGAGATGCTAAAGCTTGTGCGGATTGGGGGAAACAGGCTGTTTTTTGGCCCAGCTTCTTGGGCTTTCCTTCCTGTGTGGCCTCGTAAATCACCCAGGACAGCTCACATCTTTGACGCTCTTGTAGACAGATGCTGTCAAATCCAAGGAGAAAGAGGGGCCACTAAACCAGTCATAAGAATCCTTATAGGCACCTATGTTACATTATCTTTGTTCTATTGTATTCTTATTTTTGTCATATACTTAGCAGTTATATTTTGCTCTGGTTTGGGCCACACAGAGGAGTGTTGTGGGTCTCAGTTTGGCTCCTCTACCAAAAATGACTGGGCGCAGGCTGCCCATTCAGTCTGTTGTGCCCTCTCCTAGGCATGCTGGCCAACCTTGTGGAGCAGAACATCTCCGTGCGGCGACGACAGGGCGTCAGCATTGGCCGGCTCCACAAACAGAGGAAGCCTGACAGACGGAAACGCTCCCGTCCTTACAAAGCCAAGCGGCAGTGAGGGACCTCCTGGCCCAGGGCTGGGCCTTCCATGTGTTCCCCTAATCAGAGGGCGTTCTGAGGGCACACAGCTGAGAGCGGCCCCCACCTACTCTCCTCCCCTTGGACCCAGTATTACTGTACAGTTAAAATGGGAACGTTGTTCTCAAGTGGACAGGCGAAGGTTCCTGTGTGTTGGTTGTACTACAGACCTCCCGCTGACCCTTTAGAAATAAGGGAGATTTCTTGGTCACATGGCTCTCTAAGCCCTTTCCTGTTGAGGATACTTAAGTCAGTACTTAAATTCTCAGCTTTGGAGGGTTGGGGCTGGGAGTGGGGATTGGGCAGGTAAGCCAGAGATTGTCGCAAAGTCAGTGCAGGGACCACTCAGGAAGCAGCAGCTGGAGTTGGTGTAGTGGGAACTCTTatcctcttttcccccctttgtCATCTGAGCCTGCCCACAGCTGGCTGTGGATCATCCACCCCAAAGGGTACATGGACCCCATTGACAACCGGGGCCCTGGCTCCCTGCCTCAGTGACagcagaatatatattttatatatgagaaatgtctatttttttcttggttctgacTAATCTTGCCACCATTGTATTGAATACCACTGCCTCCTACACAGCAGCCTTCTGGACAAAGCTTGTCCAGATCTGgctctccatcccttcccctggCTTTCTTCCTCATCCattttctgtgtgtatgtatttgtgtgtgtgtgtgtgtgtgtgtgtgtgtgtgtgtgtgtgtgtgtgtgtattctcccCTAAACCCTTTCTGGGGAGCTGGAGGGCAGAGCTGGGACTTCAGGGTCACAACCACTTACCTCCTGGATGTGTGACCAGGGCCAGAGGTGCTTTTGCCCAGGTTCCCCCATTCACCCCTGTCTGAGCCCAGTCCAGACCACACAAGCACTCCTGGTGAGATCCCCCAACCGTCTCCTGGAGAGGTTGGGCCTGCACTTTTGCACATCTGCTATTTGTTAGAACTCCAAACTCAGGAATCGAGGCTTGCTCAGGATCAGTATGAGAAGTAGGGCAGGTGGGGAGCGGCAGAATTCTCTGGGTTTCATGGAAATACGTAGCTTTGTTACAGAATTGGTCTGAGCAGCTACTTGGGCTATCAAGTCTTAAGAGTGGAGCTGTTTTAAGTTTTTAGGTTCTTTTGATTCCTATAACTTGTTCTTCCTTCCCTGGCTTGGCCCAAAAAGGGAGTACATATGAGGTCAAggtgtttgggttttttgggcCTAGCTCCTCGGTCCTATTAAGGCCTGTGCAGCGGGGTTAGGCTTTGCTCCAGAAACACATGGTGCCAAGGTGTCCCCAAGCTTTTCCTTTGGAGAGAAGGCTGATTTTCAAAGTGTTTGCTGGCTTTCCTAGCCTTGAGCTTGCTCTAATGGGACTGTGTGTTCAGGGGGTGTCCAGAGTGGGTGGAGACCTGGGTGGATTTCTGTGGAGGCTCTGAGGAGGTGGTACCTGTGCCTGCTAGTGTTAGGGAGGTTCCCTCCCTCAGCAAGCCTGCTGGGAGGGCAGAGGTAGCTCTCTGGGGAGCAAGGTTGAGTGATGAGTTGACAAGTTATCAGGCTGTTGGTGCTGAAGGAACAGGGAACTTCTTATGGgggctgtttttctttccttcctgagcTTAGCACCTCATATAGGAGCATAAAGTAGGGGAGGGCTGGTGTCCTGCCTGCTTCCGTTTTATGGGCATTTTCCACTTGGGCTTAAGCCATCCTGTGCCCTGAAAGGACTTTGAGGCAAAGTCCTGTCACCATTTGGGGACCAGTCTCTGCCCTTTCCCCACCCTCCAGAGTCTGTTTGCTTCTTTGTGACCATAAGGTAGCTGTTGCTACCCCAAccctctcccttcccaccccacccTTTTTTACCTGTTCCCCCTCTAAGGGCCCCTGGGAGAAAGTGAAGGTCCCttctttatataccacaattgcTGTTTTAAGTTGTGGTAGGGCAGATGAATTTGTTCTTCTGCTTGCACTGAATTTCAGAAGAGACAGGAATCAACTTGAAATAAAATGTAGGTGTCTTGGGGAAGGCTGAACTGAAGCTATTGTATATAAGAGACCTGGGCAGGCTGGGGCTCAGGCCATCCCTTGCCTGTTGCCTGTCCATCCTTGTAAATAAATACCAGTCTTGCCTGAATGAATAAAGTTTTCCTGTAACTTAATATGCTTTGTGTTGGCTGGCTAGATGTTTGCTGAATAAAGAACTGTGTACTGTGCTGTGCAAGCATTTTCTCTGTTCTGGGCATTCTCCATGGCACCAGGACTCGGGCAGCGTATGTGCAGTGGCAGAACCCTGAATGGTGGGGGGACCTGCATTCTCTTCTTAGTTCTGCCACTTGtttgctatgtgactttggacaagtccttTCATCTCTGGGTCTCCACTTTTCCTGGTAAGATGAGATCCTTTCCAGTTGTAGCGTTTTAGGATGTAATTTGGGAAAGGTCTCAGCTGACCTCTTGCAGACTATCAAGACTTCTAACAGTATAACTAGAGGGGTGGGAGAGAAGGGGGCTTCCTGCTGAGCCAGCAGGAATCCAGGCCTGTTGGCAAGAGTTGGCTCCAAAGACCGGTCCCCACTTTTCTGACTGGCAGAGACCCCCCCAGAGCAAGCTGCAGTATAAATAGGtagacaacattaaaaaaaaaaaaaatttattccctCTGACCATGGGCCACAggctcctttctccctttcccctttcctttcccttcttcccctcccccccaatacaGCTCTGAGCTCTCCTGGGGAAGGGGAGCTGGCATGGCCAGCTCTAGGAGCATCATAATCTTGGCCTCAGTGAGCTGAGAGCCAGGGTGGAGGCCTGCTTGACCCCAGGGGGCCTAATAGTCCAGAGCACAAATGAGGGCCACCCCTCGCTTGATCCAGTGTCTCTGATTCTTGTTAGTGGGAATCTCCACGGCTATGACATAGTTGGTAGAGTGGCCGGTGGTTGACAGGGTACCTAGGACAAATGGAAGTAGGCTGTATAAAGGAGGCTCCTGGGGATCCCCTTGTGCTTAACACCTGTTAGTCCTCCTCACCCCTGGCTCACATGAGGGAGGACAT
This genomic window contains:
- the BAP1 gene encoding ubiquitin carboxyl-terminal hydrolase BAP1 isoform X1 translates to MNKGWLELESDPGLFTLLVEDFGVKGVQVEEIYDLQSKCQGPVYGFIFLFKWIEERRSRRKVSTLVDETSVIDDDIVNNMFFAHQLIPNSCATHALLSVLLNCSNVDLGPTLSRMKDFTTGFSPESKGYAIGNAPELAKAHNSHARPEPRHLPEKQNGISAVRTMEAFHFVSYVPIKGRLFELDGLKVYPIDHGPWGEDEEWTDKARRVIMERIGLATAGEPYHDIRFNLMAVVPDRRIKYESKLHVLKMNRQTVLEALQQLIRVTQPELIQTQKSQESQPPEDSKPASCKPSLVLETSKTPLASEGSQTEGTEEVAGPCQPAPTHSPPSKPKLIVKPPVNSLNGVPANPSPIVQRLPAFLDNHNYAKSPMQEEEDLAAGVGRSRVPVRPPQQYSDDEDDYDEEEEEDVRNTNSAIRYKRKGQVKQEPLPPSSDGQLCVLQPNTINVLAEKLKESQKDLSIPLSIKTSGGAGSPAVAVPSHSQPSPTPSNESTDTASEIGSAFNSPLRSPIRSANPTRPSSPVTSHISKVLFGEDDGLLRVDCMRYNRAVRDLGPVISTGLLHLSEDGVLCPLTITEGGKGSSPPARQSQTAQISVTLEEKEAPEPSDREKAGLSRLPEQLCGEKYSPKELLALLKCVEAEIANYEACLKEEVEKRKKFKVDDQRRTHNYDEFICTFISMLAQEGMLANLVEQNISVRRRQGVSIGRLHKQRKPDRRKRSRPYKAKRQ
- the BAP1 gene encoding ubiquitin carboxyl-terminal hydrolase BAP1 isoform X2 is translated as MNKGWLELESDPGLFTLLVEDFGVKGVQVEEIYDLQSKCQGPVYGFIFLFKWIEERRSRRKVSTLVDETSVIDDDIVNNMFFAHQLIPNSCATHALLSVLLNCSNVDLGPTLSRMKDFTTGFSPESKGYAIGNAPELAKAHNSHARPEPRHLPEKQNGISAVRTMEAFHFVSYVPIKGRLFELDGLKVYPIDHGPWGEDEEWTDKARRVIMERIGLATAGEPYHDIRFNLMAVVPDRRIKYESKLHVLKMNRQTVLEALQQLIRVTQPELIQTQKSQESQPPEDSKPASCKPSLVLETSKTPLASEGSQTEGTEEVAGPCQPAPTHSPPSKPKLIVKPPVNSLNGVPANPSPIVQRLPAFLDNHNYAKSPMQEEEDLAAGVGRSRVPVRPPQQYSDDEDDYDEEEEEDVRNTNSAIRYKRKGQVKQEPLPPSSDGQLCVLQPNTINVLAEKLKESQKDLSIPLSIKTSGGAGSPAVAVPSHSQPSPTPSNESTDTASEIGSAFNSPLRSPIRSANPTRPSSPVTSHISKVLFGEDDGLLRVDCMRYNRAVRDLGPVISTGLLHLSEDGVLCPLTITGGKGSSPPARQSQTAQISVTLEEKEAPEPSDREKAGLSRLPEQLCGEKYSPKELLALLKCVEAEIANYEACLKEEVEKRKKFKVDDQRRTHNYDEFICTFISMLAQEGMLANLVEQNISVRRRQGVSIGRLHKQRKPDRRKRSRPYKAKRQ